A window from Purpureocillium takamizusanense chromosome 3, complete sequence encodes these proteins:
- the COQ9 gene encoding Ubiquinone biosynthesis protein coq9, mitochondrial (EggNog:ENOG503P1VM~COG:S), translating to MSSRAAVARLASSAAHPAQIAKTCARHRPFHSYDHPPTQGAFGAVENSILAAAYRHIPEHGFSQRALGLGARDAGLLDISPSVLPDGAFSLVLYHLVLQRQALAAQAQRLFETQRSAASGAGAKVAALTWARLMANKDVIHRWQEALAIMAQPSCAPAALKELALLSDEIWFLSGDKSVDPSWYSKRASLSMIYSATELFMTNDKSPSFSETRQFLDRRLDEIKTVGGAMGALGQWAGFTLSAGVNVLRSKGVGI from the exons ATGAGCAgccgcgctgccgtcgcgcggcTTGCCTCCTCGGCTGCCCACCCAGCACAAATAGCCAAGACCTGCGCCCGACACCGACCGTTTCACTCCTACGACCACCCTCCGACCCAAGGCGCGTTCGGCGCCGTTGAAAActccatcctcgccgccgcctaccgTCACATTCCCGAACACGGCTTTTCCCAACgggccctcggcctcggcgcccgcgatgcaGGCCTTCTCGACATTAGCCCCAGTGTGCTCCCGGATGGCGCATTCAGCCTAGTCCTCTATCATCTTGTCCTGCAGCGGCAGGCTCTGGCCGCGCAGGCTCAGCGACTGTTTGAGACGCAAAGGTCGGCTGCCTCGGGCGCAGGCGCAAAGGTTGCCGCCTTGACTTGGGCTCGTCTCATGGCAAACAAGGACGTCATCCATCGATGGCAAGAA GCTCTTGCAATCATGGCTCAACCTAGCTGCGCTCCGGCTGCTCTCAAGGAACTTGCCCTCCTTTCGGACGAAATCTGGTTCCTGTCCGGAGACAAGTCGGTGGATCCTTCGTGGTACAGCAAGCGAGCATCGCTCTCCATGATATATAGTGCTACTGAACTCTTCATGACAAACGACAAGTCACCATCCTTCTCTGAAACTCGCCAATTCCTCGACAGACGATTGGACGAGATCAAGACCGTCGGCGGTGCCATGGGTGCGCTTGGCCAATGGGCCGGCTTCACCttgtcggcgggcgtcaATGTTTTACGCAGCAAGGGTGTTGGCATATGA
- the smc6 gene encoding RNA helicase (BUSCO:EOG092608RH~EggNog:ENOG503NXHE~COG:L), translating into MAPMKRTRRIAADDDTEGVDETGPARTSLVRDVQSRKRARLSLEEPTRGVSSIPEGDDVSSSEDQDDDASDVGNAPPQTQYEMMRDAGFRHLQNLEQDDWQATQKLKKRPANVGENMVAESGIIESITCCNFMCHVRLHVELGPLINFIVGENGSGKSAVLTALTLCLGGKASDTNRGGSLKSFVKEGEEQGSLTVRIKNAGTDAYQHDIYGDTIIVERHFSRSGSSGFKIKGQNNRIISTKKQEVDEISEWYGLQMGNPLTVLSQDNARQFLNSATPAQKYKYFVSGVQLEQLDNDYRMSQDTLDKTLILRDDLNEKIEYVRKEMEDAQRLAETVEKNNTLREKARLYRTQLVWSQVVEQEQELQRRARDIETHEHRIHQAEADCEQMTKALHEIEGKLERAKADREALNDEQGAFEERTATAESAFHAAKKELTELHREERDAYGRLKTAKAEIEACEAKIREEEQRLDESTGSARVQKETELARELAQETNLKDLRLGSNDQLPVLRSKLAGAEQVLKKQQQLREAKKRDILTAESGVRELERSTGSVYDGYDRDITNLVKAIESDPGFDNKPLGPLGAHIKLLKPEWSGVLEKTLGDGLNAFVVRSKRDQSRLSSIIRQMGMRKPPPIYIAYGGHIDTTGQEPDLEFDTILRVLEFDDQLIRSQLVINNQIEKIILVKERLEAERIMIDQGPPRNVSACICFHDGKGKRGQGLRITNRSGTTGTSPVVPSGLRPRMQSDSARQLALQQENLRQLGLEFVELKNEERAAQHAVERCKSELESLRSRQTSLDNELRRTQADIERIQSELDAFEGADDRLVLLRTQLETKRKEESQLGNQYGNMRLAKRDLNTKAEEAKRLLDKERDEGRTFHNKISRADEKIQAHDSMRRIAVSRKNDAFERLDIEKSELRRAVEKREEKDEEVQDFIRQAETVAPGRVHIPEGEDYKSIEKKYEKIGEQLAQREARLGATDQQIYDRARESKTRYDDVMKQTSDVDETIAALKRAIERRLYLWRQFQRQISARIRIQFNYLLSERGFRGKIDLDHLARKVIIHIEPDETKKSSAGRNTKTLSGGEKSFSSICMLLSVWEAIGSPIRCLDEFDVFMDNVNRAISTNMLVDAARRSVSRQYILITPNAIEGRARLDKDVKIIRLTDPRQRTLT; encoded by the exons ATGGCACCCATGAAACGAACTCGTCGTATTGCGGCGGATGACGATACCGAAGGCGTCGATGAAACGGGTCCGGCGCGCACATCTCTCGTCCGTGATGTACAGTCG CGCAAGCGGGCTCGACTGTCCCTGGAGGAACCGACACGGGGGGTCTCTTCGATACCAGAGGGCGACGATGTGTCAAGCTCCGAGGATCAGGACGATGATGCCTCCGATGTCGGAAACGCGCCGCCCCAAACTCAGTACGAAATGATGCGAGATGCCGGTTTCCGACATTTGCAAAATCTCGAACAAGATGACTGGCAAGCGACACAGAAGCTCAAAAAACGCCCAGCCAATGTCGGCGAGAACATGGTAGCGGAAAGTGGAATCATCGAGAGCATCACTTGTTGCAACTTCATGTGCCATGTCCGCCTACACGTCGAGCTTGGACCCTTGATCAATTTCATTGTTGGTGAAAATGGAAGCGGAAAGAGCGCTGTCCTGACGGCCTTAACCCTTTGCCTTGGTGGTAAGGCGAGCGATACCAACAGAGGCGGAAGCTTAAAGTCCTTTGTGAAAGAGGGCGAAGAGCAAGGCAGTCTCACCGTCAGGATCAAGAATGCTGGCACCGACGCCTATCAACACGATATTTACGGcgacaccatcatcgtcgaaCGCCACTTCTCAAGGTCCGGCAGCAGTGGCTTCAAGATCAAAGGCCAAAACAACCGAATCATCTCGACCAAGAAACAGGAGGTGGACGAAATCTCTGAGTGGTATGGCCTGCAAATGGGCAATCCTCTGACGGTACTTTCTCAAGATAATGCACGCCAATTCCTAAACTCTGCCACTCCCGCGCAAAAGTACAAGTACTTTGTGTCCGGAGTccagcttgagcagctcgacaaTGACTATAGGATGTCCCAAGATACACTAGACAAGACGCTGATCCTCCGAGACGACCTCAATGAGAAGATAGAATACGTCAGgaaggagatggaggacgCGCAGCGCCTAGCCGAAACGGTGGAGAAGAACAATACCCTTCGTGAGAAGGCGAGATTGTACCGGACACAGCTTGTTTGGTCTCAGGTTGTAGAACAGGAACAGGAactgcagcgccgcgccagaGACATAGAGACCCACGAGCATCGGATACATCAGGCCGAAGCCGACTGCGAACAGATGACCAAGGCCCTCCATGAAATCGAAGGGAAGCTGGAGCGAGCGAAAGCAGACCGTGAGGCCCTCAACGACGAGCAGGGAGCGTTTGAAGAGAGGACAGCTACGGCCGAGTCCGCCTTTCATGCAGCAAAAAAAGAATTGACTGAGCTTCATCGAGAGGAAAGAGACGCTTATGGACGCCTCAAGACGGCAAAGGCCGAAATCGAAGCCTGCGAAGCTAAGATtcgggaggaggagcagcgtcTGGATGAATCCACTGGCTCTGCTCGTGTCCagaaggagacggagctgGCCCGAGAGTTGGCCCAGGAAACGAACCTGAAGGACCTGAGACTGGGGAGCAATGATCAATTGCCCGTCTTGAGGAGCAAGCTTGCCGGGGCTGAGCAGGTCCTAAAGAAGCAACAACAGCTTCGCGAGGCTAAGAAACGAGACATCTTGACCGCAGAGTCCGGGGTACGGGAACTTGAGAGGAGCACCGGCTCCGTCTACGACGGTTACGACCGGGACATTACCAATCTCGTCAAAGCTATCGAGTCCGACCCGGGCTTTGATAACAAGCCTCTTGGGCCTCTAGGCGCGCACATCAAACTTCTCAAGCCGGAGTGGTCAGGGGTTCTTGAGAAGACTCTCGGTGATGGCTTGAACGCTTTTGTCGTCAGGAGCAAGCGTGACCAGAGCCGCCTTTCAAGCATAATCCGGCAGATGGGCATGAGGAAACCGCCCCCTATTTACATTGCCTACGGCGGCCACATCGACACGACAGGACAAGAGCCGGACCTTGAGTTCGACACAATCTTACGGGTCCTTGAGTTCGACGACCAGTTGATACGTTCGCAACTGGTGATCAACAACCAAATCGAGAAAATCATACTGGTCAAGGAGCGGCTGGAGGCCGAGCGCATAATGATCGATCAGGGTCCACCCCGGAATGTATCAGCCTGTATTTGTTTCCACGACGGGAAGGGTAAGCGCGGTCAAGGCCTACGGATCACAAATCGATCGGGCACAACAGGGACGAGCCCAGTAGTGCCAAGCGGGTTGCGACCGCGAATGCAGTCAGACTCGGCTCGCCAActtgcgctgcagcaggagaACTTGAGGCAGCTTGGACTTGAATTTGTGGAATTGAAGAACGAGGAAAGAGCAGCGCAGCATGCAGTTGAACGATGCAAGTCAGAGCTTGAGTCCCTCCGGAGCCGGCAGACCTCACTCGACAACGAGCTTCGCCGAACACAAGCAGATATTGAGCGTATACAGTCGGAGCTGGATGCATTCGAAGGCGCTGATGACCGGCTAGTCCTCCTGCGGACCCAACTGGAGACGAAAAGGAAAGAAGAGTCACAGCTTGGGAATCAATATGGCAACATGAGATTGGCCAAACGAGACCTCAATACCAAagccgaggaggccaagcgACTTCTAGACAAGGAGAGAGATGAGGGAAGGACGTTCCACAACAAAATTAGCAGGGCGGACGAAAAGATTCAGGCCCACGACTCCATGAGACGCATTGCCGTCTCGAGAAAAAATGATGCCTTTGAACGGCTTGACATTGAAAAGTCCGAGCTTCGGCGCGCAGTGGAGAAGCGTGAGgagaaggacgaggaggttCAAGATTTCATCCGTCAGGCCGAGACTGTTGCGCCCGGCCGTGTCCATATTCCCGAGGGAGAAGACTACAAGAGTATCGAGAAGAAGTATGAGAAGATTGGAGAGCAGTTGGCGCAAAGGGAGGCTCGATTGGGCGCAACCGACCAACAAATCTACGACCGTGCGCGAGAGTCCAAGACAAGATACGACGACGTTATGAAGCAAACAAGCGATGTCGACGAAACCATTGCGGCACTCAAACGAGCTATTGAGCGTCGATTGTATCTGTGGCGACAATTCCAGAGACAAATCAGCGCTCGAATCAGGATTCAGTTCAACTACCTCTTGAGTGAGCGTGGCTTTCGAGGGAAGATTGACTTGGATCATCTAGCAAGGAAGGTGATCATCCATATCGAACCGGATGAGACCAAGAAAAGCTCTGCAGGCCGGAATACAAAGACGTTGTCTGGCGGCGAGAAATCCTTCTCGTCCATCTGCATGCTCCTCTCAGTGTGGGAGGCGATCGGCTCGCCTATCCGATGTTTGGATGAGTTTGATGTGTTCATGGACAATGTCAATCGAGCCATCAGCACCAACATGCTG GTGGACGCGGCTCGACGGTCTGTCTCGAGGCAATACATCCTGATTACGCCGAATGCCATAgaagggcgagcgaggcttGACAAGGATGTGAAGATCATTCG GTTGACCGATCCTCGGCAACGAACGTTGACGTAA